Proteins from a genomic interval of Phycisphaerae bacterium:
- a CDS encoding Hsp70 family protein, with translation MSDNRDVIVGIDLGTTNSLVAVFDEAGPRVIRDEMGESRVPSVLAFSAEGRVTIGWEAKAHAVENPTSTVFSIKRLMGRGYEELAASGELGHLPYQVVKRVTDSSSRDIAAVNVNGRLMTPPEISALILRELKRRAEAHLGRPVSRAVITVPAYFDDAQRQATRDAGRIAGLEVVRIVNEPTAAALAYGLGLRGQMDRIKAAGSMLTLAGQCPTSRDGADAEAQGRCSKPGGGESLIAVYDLGGGTFDISILRLMDGVFEVQSTHGNTRLGGDDFDREIIGLVQREVGEQFGLEINSPAIRQALRNFAESVKMRLSCDETATIEIDLGQGRRYRRSISRSEFEAMIEPWIAKTLESCRRALADAKVKAAEVDQVILVGGSTRIPLVRRRVEELFGRRPYTALNPDEVVALGAAVQAAILAGEQRDALLLDVIPLSLGIETMGGAMGKLILRNTRIPCQATERFSTFVDGQTNVKINVLQGEREMAKDCRSLGEFELRGIPPMPAGLPKILVTFLIDENGILNVSAREERSGTEASIQIVPTYGLTSDEVKRMEMESYEHAREDMTAHRLIDLRNQIEFDTHKTEQMLAKVGDRLLPDERQKIETAMAELKALAAANGTDADALHKALIEFDRKTVRLAELAITETLRETDRTGVSAPRH, from the coding sequence ATGAGCGACAATCGCGACGTCATCGTCGGTATCGATCTGGGGACGACCAATTCACTGGTGGCGGTCTTCGATGAGGCCGGGCCGCGGGTGATTCGCGACGAAATGGGGGAAAGCCGGGTTCCGTCGGTGCTGGCATTCTCGGCGGAAGGCCGGGTCACGATCGGCTGGGAGGCAAAAGCCCACGCCGTCGAAAACCCCACCAGCACGGTTTTTTCGATCAAGCGGTTGATGGGTCGAGGCTACGAGGAGCTGGCGGCCAGCGGCGAACTCGGCCATCTGCCATACCAGGTCGTCAAGCGGGTGACCGACAGCAGCAGCCGCGACATAGCGGCGGTCAATGTGAATGGTCGCCTGATGACGCCTCCCGAGATCAGTGCTCTCATTCTTCGCGAGCTGAAACGCCGCGCCGAGGCCCACCTGGGTCGGCCGGTCAGCAGGGCGGTCATTACGGTGCCGGCTTACTTTGATGATGCTCAACGGCAGGCCACGCGTGATGCCGGCCGGATTGCCGGACTGGAGGTGGTCCGGATCGTCAATGAACCGACTGCCGCGGCTCTGGCCTATGGTCTTGGTCTGCGGGGGCAGATGGACCGAATCAAGGCCGCCGGCTCGATGTTGACGCTGGCCGGTCAGTGTCCGACCAGCCGCGACGGCGCGGATGCGGAGGCACAGGGCAGGTGTAGCAAGCCGGGGGGCGGCGAATCGCTCATTGCGGTGTACGACCTTGGCGGCGGGACCTTTGACATCTCGATCCTGCGGCTCATGGACGGCGTCTTCGAGGTGCAGAGCACTCACGGTAACACGCGTCTTGGCGGCGACGACTTCGATCGGGAGATCATCGGGCTCGTTCAGCGGGAGGTGGGGGAGCAGTTCGGACTGGAGATCAACTCGCCTGCGATCCGCCAGGCCCTGCGAAACTTCGCTGAGAGCGTCAAGATGAGGCTGAGCTGCGACGAGACGGCCACCATCGAGATCGACTTGGGCCAAGGCCGCCGGTATCGCCGGAGTATCAGCCGCAGCGAGTTTGAGGCGATGATCGAGCCGTGGATCGCCAAAACGCTTGAATCCTGCCGGCGCGCGCTGGCGGACGCGAAGGTCAAGGCCGCCGAGGTGGACCAAGTGATCCTGGTCGGCGGAAGCACGCGGATTCCGCTGGTTCGCCGGCGCGTGGAGGAATTGTTCGGCCGTCGTCCGTACACCGCTCTGAATCCTGACGAAGTTGTCGCCCTTGGTGCCGCCGTGCAGGCGGCGATTCTGGCCGGCGAGCAGCGAGATGCCCTACTGCTCGACGTAATTCCGTTGTCGCTGGGCATTGAGACGATGGGCGGAGCGATGGGCAAGCTGATTCTCCGCAACACCCGCATCCCCTGCCAGGCCACGGAGCGGTTCAGCACCTTCGTCGACGGCCAGACCAACGTTAAGATCAATGTCCTGCAGGGCGAGCGGGAAATGGCGAAGGACTGCCGCTCGCTCGGCGAATTCGAACTTCGCGGGATACCGCCGATGCCGGCCGGCCTGCCCAAGATCCTGGTCACGTTTCTGATCGACGAAAACGGGATTCTGAACGTTTCGGCCCGCGAGGAACGAAGCGGCACCGAAGCGAGCATCCAGATTGTGCCGACCTACGGGCTGACCTCCGACGAGGTCAAGCGGATGGAGATGGAGTCCTACGAGCACGCTCGCGAGGATATGACCGCTCATCGGCTTATCGACTTGCGAAACCAGATCGAGTTCGACACTCACAAGACCGAGCAAATGCTCGCGAAGGTCGGCGACCGGCTTTTGCCCGACGAGCGGCAGAAGATCGAAACCGCGATGGCCGAGTTGAAGGCTCTTGCCGCGGCGAACGGCACCGATGCGGACGCTTTACACAAAGCCTTGATCGAGTTTGACCGTAAGACGGTTCGGCTCGCGGAGTTGGCCATCACCGAGACGCTCCGTGAGACGGATCGGACCGGTGTCTCGGCCCCTCGTCACTGA
- the hscB gene encoding Fe-S protein assembly co-chaperone HscB has product MSSQPTTSRPIRCTTCSQPLESPICCTSCGQLNADPIGRCSYFELFGLPVDFDIDEQSLHRTYLSLTRSVHPDVAGHASQEKRHDALAISSEMNRAYLTLRDPVLRAEYLLSLVGEPGTSEDRAVSPDLLGEVMTIREEIEEARQAGDQASLEDLKQQVAAKQQACMESIVSLARALVEKPDARRALRRQLNAIKYWNNLMDRLLPGSDGV; this is encoded by the coding sequence GTGAGCTCACAACCAACCACGAGCCGTCCGATTCGCTGTACCACGTGCTCCCAGCCGTTGGAATCGCCGATCTGTTGTACCAGTTGCGGGCAGCTCAACGCGGATCCGATCGGGCGGTGCAGCTACTTCGAGCTGTTTGGCCTGCCCGTTGATTTTGACATTGACGAGCAGAGCCTGCACCGGACGTACCTCTCTTTGACCCGGTCCGTCCATCCCGACGTCGCCGGGCACGCGTCGCAGGAGAAGCGGCACGACGCCTTAGCGATCAGCTCTGAGATGAACCGGGCATACCTGACGCTTCGTGACCCGGTTCTGCGGGCGGAGTACCTGCTGAGCCTTGTCGGCGAGCCGGGCACTTCTGAGGATCGAGCGGTGTCGCCGGACCTGCTCGGAGAGGTCATGACGATTCGCGAGGAGATCGAAGAAGCGCGCCAGGCCGGCGACCAGGCGAGCCTGGAAGATCTGAAGCAGCAAGTGGCGGCAAAGCAGCAAGCCTGCATGGAATCGATCGTCTCGCTTGCCCGCGCGCTTGTCGAGAAGCCCGATGCCCGCCGTGCGCTCCGCCGGCAGCTCAATGCGATCAAGTACTGGAACAACCTGATGGACCGCCTGTTGCCGGGGAGCGATGGGGTCTGA
- a CDS encoding iron-sulfur cluster assembly accessory protein produces the protein MALALTERAAQEVKAILQQQNLSPDSVYLRLGAKGGGCSGFTYALDLVDTKGELDQEYVSHDIRVICDPKSLIYLDGTTLDFKDELMGRGFVFDNPNASGTCSCGNSFCT, from the coding sequence ATGGCGTTGGCACTCACGGAACGAGCGGCACAGGAAGTCAAAGCGATCCTGCAACAGCAGAACCTATCGCCGGACAGCGTTTATCTTCGTTTAGGCGCCAAGGGCGGCGGATGCAGCGGGTTCACCTATGCGTTGGACCTGGTTGATACCAAGGGTGAGCTCGACCAGGAATACGTATCGCATGATATTCGGGTGATTTGTGACCCCAAGAGCCTGATCTACCTCGACGGCACCACCCTGGACTTCAAGGACGAGCTCATGGGGCGGGGGTTCGTATTTGACAACCCGAATGCATCGGGCACATGCAGTTGCGGCAACAGTTTCTGCACCTGA
- the iscU gene encoding Fe-S cluster assembly scaffold IscU: MAYSDKVIDHYNNPRNIGSLDKNNPRVGTGIVGAPECGDVMKLQIQVDDDGCIVDAKFKTFGCGSAIASSSLATEWIKGKTLDEALEIKNTDIVRELALPPVKIHCSVLAEDAIRAAIQDLKRKQANAPATAGAQVARG, translated from the coding sequence ATGGCATACAGCGATAAAGTGATCGATCACTACAACAATCCGCGGAACATCGGTTCCCTGGATAAGAACAACCCGCGTGTCGGGACGGGTATCGTGGGAGCTCCCGAGTGCGGCGACGTGATGAAACTGCAGATTCAGGTTGATGACGACGGCTGTATCGTCGATGCCAAGTTCAAAACCTTCGGCTGCGGCAGCGCGATCGCCAGCAGTTCGCTGGCGACCGAGTGGATCAAGGGCAAAACGCTCGATGAGGCGCTGGAGATCAAGAATACCGATATTGTTCGCGAACTGGCCTTGCCCCCGGTGAAGATTCATTGCAGCGTGCTGGCGGAGGACGCCATCCGGGCCGCGATTCAGGATCTCAAGCGGAAGCAGGCCAATGCTCCGGCGACAGCCGGAGCCCAGGTGGCGCGTGGTTGA
- a CDS encoding IscS subfamily cysteine desulfurase — MVKSLIYLDNNATTPVDPRVLEAMLPYFREKFGNAASRTHQFGWEAEKAVDLAREQVAALINASAKEIIWTSGATESNNIAVKGVAQMYKDKGRHIITQVTEHKAVLDPAKYLETQGFEVTFLPVDRTGRVDVNQFREAIRADTILVSIMMANNEIGTIQPIAEIGAVCKEKGVIFHTDATQAFGKVPIDVKAMGIDLLSCSGHKVYGPKGVGALYVRRKGPRVRCEPILHGGGHERGMRSGTLNVPGIVGFGKAAEIAGQEMQAESARQARLRDRLWAGLSEHLDEIYRNGHTVHCLPNTLNVSFAYVEGEALMMGFSNIAVSSGSACTSASLEPSYVLKALEVADELAHSSIRFSLGRFNTAAEIEQTIDQVAATVRRLREMSPLYEMAKEGVDIKGVDWSRI; from the coding sequence ATCGTGAAGTCCCTGATCTACCTGGACAACAACGCCACCACTCCGGTTGACCCGCGGGTACTCGAGGCGATGTTGCCCTATTTCCGGGAAAAGTTCGGCAACGCCGCCAGTCGCACGCACCAGTTCGGCTGGGAAGCGGAGAAAGCGGTCGACCTTGCCCGCGAGCAGGTGGCCGCTCTGATCAACGCGAGTGCCAAGGAGATCATATGGACCAGCGGGGCGACTGAGAGCAACAACATTGCGGTCAAAGGTGTGGCCCAGATGTACAAGGACAAAGGCCGCCACATCATCACACAGGTGACCGAGCATAAGGCCGTCCTCGATCCCGCGAAGTACTTGGAGACACAAGGTTTCGAGGTCACCTTTTTGCCGGTGGACCGGACCGGTCGTGTTGACGTGAACCAGTTTCGCGAGGCGATACGCGCGGACACGATTCTGGTGTCGATCATGATGGCGAACAACGAGATCGGTACGATCCAGCCGATCGCCGAAATCGGGGCGGTGTGCAAGGAAAAGGGGGTCATTTTTCACACGGACGCCACGCAGGCCTTTGGCAAGGTTCCGATCGACGTGAAAGCCATGGGCATTGATTTGCTGAGCTGTTCGGGCCACAAGGTTTACGGCCCGAAGGGGGTGGGGGCCCTATACGTCCGCCGTAAAGGCCCTCGCGTCCGTTGCGAGCCCATTCTGCATGGCGGAGGGCACGAGCGAGGCATGCGTTCCGGGACGCTGAATGTTCCGGGGATCGTCGGTTTCGGCAAGGCCGCGGAGATCGCGGGGCAGGAGATGCAGGCGGAGTCGGCCCGGCAGGCAAGGCTGCGGGATCGGTTGTGGGCCGGTTTGAGCGAGCACCTTGACGAGATTTACCGCAACGGGCACACGGTGCATTGCCTGCCGAATACGCTGAATGTCAGTTTCGCGTACGTCGAAGGCGAGGCGCTGATGATGGGGTTCAGTAACATCGCCGTGAGCAGCGGCTCGGCCTGTACCAGTGCGTCGCTGGAGCCGAGCTACGTGCTCAAGGCCCTTGAGGTGGCAGACGAGCTGGCGCACAGTTCCATTCGTTTCAGTCTCGGTCGGTTCAACACGGCGGCTGAGATCGAGCAGACCATTGACCAGGTGGCGGCCACAGTGCGCCGCCTGCGGGAAATGAGCCCCTTGTACGAGATGGCCAAGGAAGGGGTCGACATTAAGGGGGTTGACTGGAGCCGGATTTGA
- a CDS encoding Rrf2 family transcriptional regulator, whose translation MLSFTRKTHYALIALTHLASQPTGCSSARQISAAYRLPLPLLMNLLKQLTQQELVRSVRGPRGGYTLTLPPDKIRLTDVVRAVEGPIHVTQCVPDKAVNPEEDDADTCVRMESCPIRASLELVHNKMIGYLDSITLADIIGGGKEACHGRQPVEESHGVIS comes from the coding sequence ATGCTTTCATTCACTCGCAAGACGCATTATGCGCTTATCGCGCTGACCCATTTAGCATCGCAGCCGACAGGATGCAGCAGTGCCAGGCAAATCTCGGCGGCTTACCGTTTGCCCCTGCCCCTGCTGATGAACCTGTTGAAGCAGTTGACGCAGCAGGAACTTGTTCGATCGGTCAGGGGTCCGCGAGGGGGATATACGCTCACGCTGCCTCCCGATAAGATCCGGTTGACGGACGTGGTCAGGGCCGTGGAGGGTCCGATTCATGTGACGCAGTGCGTTCCTGACAAGGCGGTGAACCCGGAAGAAGACGACGCAGATACGTGCGTTCGAATGGAGAGCTGTCCGATTCGGGCATCGTTGGAGCTGGTTCACAACAAGATGATAGGGTATCTCGACTCAATCACCTTGGCCGACATAATCGGCGGAGGGAAAGAGGCGTGTCATGGCCGCCAGCCGGTTGAAGAGAGCCACGGGGTGATATCGTGA
- the lexA gene encoding transcriptional repressor LexA, giving the protein MAQHKFARLTPKQLQILTMIRDYQHRHGYSPTLQELADTLGVSKVTVFEHVTGLEKKGLLRRSRHRARSLELTEHGRAAFPDDSRYTLPLVGHIAAGSPIEAVENLETVSLDDLFASRSGAFVLRVRGDSMIDEQIRDGDLVIAEQRNTARNGETVVALLDNGEATLKKFYKESNRIRLQPANPAYQPIYADHVNIQGVVIGVIRTYR; this is encoded by the coding sequence ATGGCACAGCACAAGTTTGCTCGTCTGACGCCCAAGCAGTTGCAGATTCTAACCATGATCCGCGACTATCAACACAGGCATGGCTATTCCCCGACTTTGCAGGAACTGGCCGATACGTTGGGCGTCAGCAAGGTCACCGTCTTCGAACACGTCACCGGACTCGAAAAAAAAGGTCTCCTGCGCCGATCGAGACACAGGGCACGCTCTTTGGAACTTACGGAGCATGGGCGGGCAGCGTTTCCGGATGACTCGCGGTACACGCTGCCGCTGGTAGGCCATATCGCGGCCGGCTCGCCCATAGAAGCGGTGGAGAATCTTGAGACCGTCAGCCTCGACGATCTGTTCGCCAGCAGGAGCGGCGCGTTTGTGCTGCGCGTCCGGGGCGACAGCATGATCGATGAACAAATCCGCGACGGCGACTTGGTCATTGCCGAGCAACGAAACACGGCTCGCAACGGTGAGACAGTGGTAGCCTTGCTCGACAACGGGGAAGCCACGCTCAAGAAGTTCTACAAGGAAAGTAACCGCATCCGCCTGCAACCGGCCAATCCGGCCTATCAGCCGATCTACGCCGATCACGTCAACATTCAAGGAGTTGTCATCGGCGTGATCCGCACTTATCGTTAG